In Microvenator marinus, one genomic interval encodes:
- the ttcA gene encoding tRNA 2-thiocytidine(32) synthetase TtcA, with the protein MSNEEIQKITRRLHNRMGRAIKDFQLLEDQDRVLVCLSGGKDSYTLLKLLMELQSRAPVKFELVAFHLDQKQPGYPAGTMESYLQDLGIAWEICEEDTYSVVQEKLAPDATPCSLCSRLRRGLIYKHAEAHGCNKIALGHHRDDSIETLLMNMFHTGQMQGMPAKYTTDDGRFEVIRPLIYVAEHEIIQYADHAGFPIIPCNLCGSIEGQRKFMKNLLDDLEGRIPHVRHSLLASMQNVRTTHLLDPSLLASDAEPALPSAGCGNELF; encoded by the coding sequence ATGTCCAACGAAGAAATCCAAAAGATCACCCGAAGACTTCATAATCGCATGGGACGTGCGATTAAGGACTTTCAACTGCTCGAGGACCAAGACCGCGTTCTGGTATGTCTCTCTGGCGGCAAGGACTCCTACACTTTGCTCAAGCTTTTGATGGAATTGCAGTCGCGTGCGCCGGTGAAATTCGAGCTTGTGGCGTTCCACCTCGACCAAAAGCAGCCCGGATATCCAGCTGGGACCATGGAGTCTTACCTTCAAGACCTTGGGATCGCGTGGGAGATTTGCGAGGAAGACACTTATTCGGTGGTACAGGAGAAGCTCGCGCCTGATGCAACCCCTTGCTCGCTCTGTTCAAGGCTGCGCCGTGGATTGATCTACAAGCACGCTGAGGCGCACGGGTGCAACAAGATTGCCCTTGGCCACCATCGTGATGACAGCATCGAAACGCTGCTCATGAACATGTTCCACACCGGACAGATGCAAGGAATGCCTGCCAAATACACCACTGACGATGGGCGCTTCGAAGTGATTCGCCCCCTGATCTACGTGGCTGAACACGAGATCATCCAATACGCAGACCACGCTGGCTTTCCCATTATCCCTTGCAATCTCTGTGGCTCGATTGAAGGGCAGCGCAAGTTCATGAAGAACCTGCTCGACGACCTCGAAGGGCGTATCCCTCACGTTCGGCACAGCCTTTTGGCCTCCATGCAGAACGTACGAACCACACATTTGTTGGACCCGTCTCTCCTCGCCTCAGATGCTGAACCCGCGCTTCCGAGCGCCGGTTGCGGCAACGAGCTCTTCTAG
- a CDS encoding MATE family efflux transporter, with the protein MKVNAIDTTTGPLVTKSLQLAWPAVLQAILINFYAFNDYLFVGMTDDHAATAALSSCFAILIIQYTLTRIIPTGGTTLIAHYTGAKDLDRVARVFRSSMSASLLWGFVVAGVSLAGLDWIVAVNNASPEVSARIADYLWVLLASTPAFALMVVVDGTFRARGNMKVPLTLEVASLVLNTFLNWVLVLGNLGAPAMGIEGAAIATAISRLLPGIVGLLLMLRGHLGFEVLTNARALAWIPELDLVRRMVRIGFFESMSSALYGVVYIVLNRMAGELGSAAQGGLGAGLRGIEWLGFAFADGFLTASVTVVGQNLGAGKPKRAWHGAWLNAALSALTCQLVGVAFLLFPQELSALVTSDPETLRYATEYVYIIGWVMWAVGFEMAFYGVFTGWGRTEITLLVSGLTNILRIPLAVLLLFGASSFVSGMQWSIFGVGSAPEVVGEFSALAWVIGSTAVLKALIYIVYMARRRSL; encoded by the coding sequence TTGAAAGTCAACGCGATCGATACCACCACGGGGCCCCTGGTCACGAAGTCCCTGCAGCTAGCCTGGCCGGCCGTGCTGCAAGCGATCTTGATCAATTTTTACGCGTTTAACGACTACCTCTTTGTTGGCATGACCGACGACCACGCGGCCACAGCCGCGCTTTCGTCGTGCTTTGCGATTCTCATCATCCAGTACACACTCACCCGCATCATTCCCACCGGCGGCACCACGCTGATCGCGCATTACACTGGCGCGAAGGATTTGGACCGTGTTGCACGCGTCTTTCGCTCTTCCATGAGTGCTAGTCTACTTTGGGGATTTGTCGTCGCGGGGGTCTCCCTGGCAGGTCTTGATTGGATCGTGGCGGTAAACAACGCTTCTCCCGAGGTTTCTGCACGCATTGCCGACTACCTCTGGGTCCTGCTCGCCAGTACTCCCGCATTTGCGCTCATGGTTGTGGTGGACGGGACGTTTCGAGCTCGGGGAAACATGAAGGTGCCGCTGACTCTAGAAGTGGCGAGTTTGGTGCTCAATACGTTTCTGAACTGGGTGTTGGTCCTTGGGAACCTGGGCGCACCGGCGATGGGTATAGAGGGTGCCGCAATTGCGACCGCGATTAGCCGCCTTCTGCCTGGCATCGTGGGGCTCCTACTTATGTTGAGAGGACATCTTGGATTCGAGGTGCTTACAAATGCACGAGCTTTAGCGTGGATTCCTGAGCTCGACCTAGTCAGACGGATGGTTCGCATCGGCTTCTTCGAGAGTATGTCCAGTGCGCTCTATGGCGTGGTCTACATCGTGCTGAATCGAATGGCTGGTGAGCTTGGAAGCGCTGCTCAAGGTGGTCTTGGTGCGGGCTTACGTGGCATCGAATGGTTGGGATTTGCCTTCGCGGACGGGTTTCTGACCGCAAGTGTCACGGTTGTCGGCCAAAACCTTGGAGCTGGAAAGCCCAAGCGAGCATGGCACGGAGCGTGGCTCAACGCGGCCCTCTCGGCGCTCACATGTCAACTTGTGGGCGTCGCTTTCCTACTCTTCCCCCAAGAACTATCGGCGTTGGTAACTTCGGATCCTGAGACGCTTCGATATGCCACAGAATACGTCTATATCATCGGCTGGGTGATGTGGGCGGTCGGGTTTGAAATGGCCTTCTATGGCGTCTTCACTGGCTGGGGACGTACTGAAATCACACTTTTAGTATCCGGTTTGACGAACATCTTGAGGATACCTCTTGCAGTGCTTCTGCTCTTTGGCGCGAGTTCTTTTGTCAGCGGGATGCAGTGGTCGATCTTCGGGGTTGGAAGTGCGCCGGAGGTGGTCGGCGAGTTCAGTGCGCTCGCCTGGGTGATTGGCTCGACGGCGGTCCTTAAGGCCCTGATTTATATCGTGTACATGGCGCGCCGTCGCTCCCTCTGA
- a CDS encoding DUF423 domain-containing protein, with amino-acid sequence MKIFLLLGSVFGGLSVAAGAFGAHALKGKLEPRLFEVFETAAQYQMYHALALLAVAWLVGETQSQAATVAGWSFVAGILLFSGSLYTMAFTGIRMLGAITPIGGVAFIVGWICLLLVAINK; translated from the coding sequence ATGAAGATTTTCTTATTGTTGGGTAGCGTCTTTGGCGGGCTTTCCGTAGCGGCAGGTGCTTTTGGTGCCCATGCGCTGAAAGGCAAACTTGAGCCGAGACTTTTCGAGGTCTTCGAGACGGCTGCCCAGTATCAGATGTACCACGCATTGGCATTGCTCGCTGTGGCCTGGTTGGTGGGTGAGACGCAATCACAAGCAGCTACAGTCGCCGGCTGGTCGTTTGTGGCGGGCATTCTTCTTTTTTCCGGGTCACTCTACACGATGGCCTTTACGGGAATTCGCATGTTGGGGGCGATTACCCCAATTGGTGGCGTGGCGTTCATCGTGGGCTGGATTTGCCTGCTCTTGGTTGCGATTAACAAGTAG
- a CDS encoding DUF4349 domain-containing protein, with protein MKYWAFLLLISLALAVGCQSKQEPPPPPAQEESADGDSPRQIIKNGSITIELESLESAHKSVEKLIGDAEGYIETSELSDYDTRRMTMSLRVPESKFDSAMSALAGLGEVVSQSVSTKDVTGETVDLAAKLKNQRALEGRLNELLQQAQTVSEILEIERELARVRAEIDSLDGRAKALNSQVEMSTIHLVLMEEKPGGFGQVTSAFEDGAEITAFVTGGLIRAGFALFPLLVGLGLLLGVWRFFSSRKSK; from the coding sequence ATGAAATATTGGGCATTCTTATTGTTGATATCTTTGGCTTTGGCAGTCGGTTGCCAGTCTAAACAGGAGCCACCGCCGCCACCCGCACAAGAGGAGAGCGCAGACGGCGATTCGCCTCGGCAGATCATCAAAAATGGGTCGATTACCATCGAGCTCGAGAGTCTCGAAAGTGCGCATAAGTCAGTTGAGAAACTGATTGGCGATGCCGAGGGATACATAGAAACCAGCGAACTCTCAGACTACGACACCCGTCGTATGACCATGAGTTTGCGCGTCCCTGAATCAAAGTTCGATTCAGCGATGAGCGCGTTGGCTGGCCTTGGTGAGGTGGTTTCGCAGTCGGTTTCTACCAAGGATGTGACGGGGGAAACGGTTGACCTCGCGGCGAAGCTAAAAAATCAGCGCGCACTTGAAGGCAGACTGAATGAACTCCTTCAACAAGCGCAGACCGTCTCAGAAATCCTCGAGATAGAACGTGAACTCGCGCGAGTTCGCGCTGAGATCGATTCGTTGGATGGGCGTGCAAAGGCCTTAAACTCCCAAGTGGAAATGTCCACGATTCACCTTGTGTTGATGGAGGAGAAGCCGGGCGGGTTTGGCCAAGTGACTTCCGCTTTTGAGGACGGCGCCGAAATCACCGCCTTTGTGACGGGCGGCCTCATCCGTGCAGGTTTTGCGCTCTTTCCGCTCCTCGTGGGCCTAGGTTTGCTCTTAGGCGTTTGGCGTTTCTTTTCGAGTCGTAAATCGAAGTAG
- a CDS encoding M20/M25/M40 family metallo-hydrolase, whose product MKILISAALFLGLTAFSCSTNPPSPEPIKEKSPPNAAKATILNGEWRLQNLRKLTSGGENAEAYFSADGQEIIFQATREGFQCDQIFRMEADGSNQRLVSTGLGRTTCSFILPDNSGIIYSSSHATQKTCPPKPDHSKGYVWPLLADFEIYKAGPNGENPEVLAPHPGYDAEAVVSPQGDRILFTSLRSGDVDIWSMNIDGSDLKQLTTEEGYDGGAFFSRDGSKIVYRANHPTGEDLEDYRKLRDQNLVRPGVMNLMVMNADGTDKREILANGSANFAPYFHPDGQRIIFSSNMDDPGGRNFDLYLINVDGSGLERVTYSPLFDSFPMFSYDGSKLIFASNRDGEEDGETNVFVADWTDVAPDFVESKTAGISAERLMSDVQSLTTEEMAGRGLGTPGLEKAGQWLEAQFKEIGLAPLGGSYRDPFEVAVSSKVKTAAFELDKKTLGPKAFRPLPFSSSGEVEGDVVWVGWGIQSNEYDHDDYKDRDEKPIDVSGKVVMMFRYEPERDDEKSRFEGKNPVRESDLRYKAIQARHQGAAAVIIANPRPRGQETDTLIQFSGVTSELGIPVVHLTWQAMIDLYGNKVSELERYRGNGRDMGKVKLKVQIERQRGEVANIVGMLPSGNDNAEVLVVGAHYDHLGMGGEGSMRPGVQAVHPGADDNASGVATMLELARLLKDQPRQRDIVFIGFSAEESGLLGSSHFVGAGPLKDRKIAAMVNLDMVGRLREKTLHVMGVGTGMTLRETVRRASAGLGLNLMLDPSGFGPSDHMSFTLANVPVLAFFTGVHDAYHTPDDTPETLNTEGMVDVATMALRAVHELANQTEAPTYVALKNTAQGDRGGDGSRGYGPSFGSIPSFGDPNQPGVKVSGARPGSAADKAGLKKDDIIVKFGEFDVTSLQDFAFALRQHKAGQEVVVKVLRDGKPLELNAVLGEAKK is encoded by the coding sequence GGAGGCGTATTTCTCCGCCGATGGCCAAGAGATCATTTTCCAGGCTACGCGCGAAGGTTTCCAATGTGATCAGATTTTCCGCATGGAGGCGGATGGAAGCAACCAACGCCTCGTCTCTACCGGCCTCGGCCGGACCACCTGTTCGTTCATTCTACCAGACAACTCTGGGATAATTTATAGTTCAAGTCATGCAACTCAGAAGACGTGTCCGCCGAAGCCTGACCATTCGAAAGGCTACGTTTGGCCCTTGCTTGCGGACTTCGAAATCTACAAAGCCGGCCCGAACGGCGAAAACCCTGAGGTGCTCGCCCCTCACCCCGGCTACGATGCTGAGGCTGTGGTCTCACCTCAAGGGGATCGGATCCTCTTTACCAGCCTCAGGAGTGGAGATGTCGACATCTGGTCGATGAATATCGACGGGAGCGACCTCAAGCAACTCACCACCGAGGAAGGCTATGACGGTGGTGCCTTCTTTAGTCGAGACGGCTCCAAGATCGTCTACCGCGCTAACCATCCAACCGGCGAGGATTTGGAAGACTACCGAAAGTTACGTGACCAGAACTTGGTGCGGCCTGGGGTAATGAACCTTATGGTGATGAATGCCGACGGAACGGACAAGCGCGAGATCTTGGCCAACGGTTCGGCCAATTTTGCTCCCTATTTCCATCCCGACGGACAGCGAATCATCTTCTCCTCAAATATGGATGATCCAGGGGGCCGAAACTTCGACCTTTACCTCATCAACGTGGATGGAAGCGGGCTTGAGAGGGTTACCTACAGTCCTCTCTTCGATTCGTTCCCGATGTTTTCCTACGACGGCTCCAAGCTCATCTTTGCCTCGAATAGAGATGGGGAAGAAGACGGTGAAACCAACGTCTTTGTGGCCGATTGGACAGACGTAGCGCCTGATTTCGTAGAATCCAAAACGGCCGGAATCAGTGCTGAACGACTCATGTCTGACGTTCAAAGCCTAACTACCGAAGAAATGGCGGGCCGTGGGCTTGGTACACCTGGCCTCGAGAAGGCAGGTCAATGGTTGGAGGCCCAATTCAAAGAGATCGGCTTGGCACCTCTCGGCGGTTCGTATCGTGACCCCTTTGAGGTCGCAGTTTCGTCCAAGGTCAAAACTGCTGCGTTTGAGCTCGATAAGAAGACCCTGGGTCCCAAAGCGTTTAGGCCGCTCCCTTTCTCGTCTTCCGGTGAGGTGGAAGGCGACGTGGTCTGGGTGGGGTGGGGCATTCAAAGCAATGAGTACGACCATGATGATTACAAAGACCGCGACGAAAAGCCCATCGATGTGAGTGGAAAAGTGGTCATGATGTTTCGCTACGAGCCTGAGCGCGACGACGAAAAGAGTCGGTTCGAAGGAAAGAATCCGGTGCGAGAGAGCGACCTTAGATACAAGGCCATTCAGGCGCGTCATCAAGGTGCGGCCGCGGTCATCATCGCGAACCCAAGACCACGCGGCCAAGAAACGGATACGCTGATTCAGTTCTCGGGAGTGACGTCGGAACTCGGGATTCCTGTGGTGCATTTGACTTGGCAGGCCATGATTGACCTCTACGGCAACAAAGTCTCGGAGCTTGAGCGGTATCGGGGCAATGGTCGAGACATGGGCAAGGTCAAACTCAAGGTTCAGATTGAACGTCAACGGGGCGAAGTCGCGAATATTGTCGGGATGCTACCGTCCGGAAACGATAACGCGGAGGTGCTCGTGGTCGGAGCACACTACGACCACCTAGGTATGGGAGGCGAAGGGAGCATGAGGCCTGGCGTTCAAGCAGTGCATCCCGGAGCAGACGATAACGCATCTGGTGTCGCGACCATGCTCGAGTTGGCTCGTCTGCTCAAAGATCAACCTCGGCAACGCGATATCGTGTTCATTGGCTTTAGTGCGGAGGAGTCAGGACTTCTCGGAAGCTCGCACTTTGTGGGCGCTGGTCCCCTGAAGGACCGCAAAATCGCGGCGATGGTGAATCTCGATATGGTGGGGCGCCTTCGGGAAAAAACCTTACATGTGATGGGCGTTGGAACGGGGATGACGCTTCGCGAAACCGTCCGACGAGCATCGGCTGGCTTGGGGCTTAACCTGATGCTGGACCCGAGCGGATTTGGACCGAGCGACCACATGTCCTTTACGCTCGCCAATGTGCCTGTGCTCGCCTTCTTTACAGGCGTCCACGATGCCTACCATACGCCGGACGACACCCCGGAGACGCTAAACACCGAAGGTATGGTGGACGTGGCCACGATGGCGCTGCGCGCGGTCCATGAGCTGGCGAATCAAACGGAAGCGCCCACCTATGTCGCCCTTAAGAACACGGCGCAGGGTGACCGCGGCGGCGACGGCTCAAGAGGCTACGGTCCAAGCTTTGGCTCCATTCCTTCGTTCGGCGACCCAAACCAGCCAGGGGTCAAGGTTAGCGGCGCTAGGCCGGGAAGTGCTGCTGATAAGGCGGGGCTCAAGAAGGACGACATCATCGTCAAGTTCGGCGAGTTTGATGTGACATCACTACAAGACTTCGCGTTCGCTTTGCGTCAACACAAGGCGGGCCAAGAGGTCGTTGTGAAAGTGTTGAGGGATGGAAAACCACTGGAACTCAATGCGGTTCTCGGGGAGGCGAAGAAGTAA